In Gulosibacter molinativorax, a single window of DNA contains:
- a CDS encoding MFS transporter yields the protein MTRRTTTPSAARLGLRENAGQFALLVAVNALVGGMVGQQQTTLPLLATQEFGLDGYAFIFTYIAAFGVTKAAANYVAGTLSDRIGRKRVLLAGWLFALPVPLLIIWAPNWGWIILANVLLGINQGLAWSTTVTMKVDLVGPKQRGLAMGFNEAAGYGAVAVTSLAAGWLADQFGLRPAPFLLGVAYTILALALVLFFVRETRGHANLEAQAHANQAADLTSAQVFGLTTWRDPSLSSASQVGLVNNLNFGLSWGVFPLLFASRGLEIAQIGILIALYPAVWGAGQLLTGWLSDRWGRKRLITTGMLTQAVGMAVIALSGEFLGWAFGAILLGAGTAMVYPALLAVVGDVAHPAWRGRAIGIYRVWRDLGYAFGALVGGLIASTLGLTFAVWGAAALSLVSAIAAIVRLRETNPR from the coding sequence ATGACACGACGCACGACCACACCGTCTGCCGCACGGCTCGGGCTGCGTGAGAACGCGGGCCAATTCGCACTGCTGGTCGCCGTGAACGCGCTCGTCGGCGGCATGGTCGGCCAGCAGCAGACGACGCTCCCGCTGCTCGCGACGCAAGAGTTCGGCCTCGACGGCTACGCCTTCATCTTCACGTACATTGCCGCCTTCGGCGTAACCAAGGCGGCCGCAAACTACGTGGCAGGCACCCTGTCGGACCGCATCGGGCGAAAGCGAGTCCTCTTGGCCGGGTGGCTCTTCGCGCTTCCCGTGCCGTTGCTCATCATCTGGGCACCCAACTGGGGCTGGATCATCCTCGCCAACGTGCTGCTGGGCATCAATCAGGGCCTCGCGTGGTCGACGACGGTGACCATGAAGGTCGACCTCGTCGGGCCAAAACAGCGCGGGCTGGCCATGGGGTTCAACGAGGCCGCGGGCTACGGCGCAGTCGCTGTCACGTCGCTTGCCGCGGGGTGGCTCGCGGATCAGTTCGGGCTTCGGCCTGCGCCCTTCTTGCTCGGCGTTGCCTACACCATCCTCGCCCTCGCGCTCGTTCTCTTCTTCGTTCGAGAAACGCGAGGCCACGCGAATCTCGAGGCACAGGCGCATGCAAACCAAGCGGCCGACCTGACCAGTGCGCAGGTCTTCGGCCTCACGACCTGGCGTGACCCGTCGCTCTCCTCCGCGAGCCAGGTTGGCCTCGTCAACAACCTCAATTTCGGTCTCTCATGGGGCGTCTTCCCGCTCCTCTTCGCGAGCCGCGGCCTCGAGATCGCTCAGATCGGCATCCTCATCGCCCTCTACCCGGCCGTGTGGGGTGCCGGGCAGCTCCTCACCGGCTGGCTTTCGGACCGCTGGGGTCGCAAGCGACTCATTACGACCGGGATGCTGACCCAGGCGGTCGGGATGGCCGTGATCGCGCTGTCCGGCGAGTTTCTCGGCTGGGCGTTCGGCGCGATCCTACTCGGCGCGGGCACGGCGATGGTGTATCCCGCGTTGCTTGCGGTGGTCGGGGATGTCGCTCACCCGGCCTGGCGCGGACGGGCAATCGGAATCTATCGGGTGTGGCGCGATCTCGGCTACGCGTTCGGCGCGCTCGTGGGCGGGCTCATCGCGAGCACCCTCGGCCTGACCTTCGCCGTGTGGGGTGCAGCGGCGCTGTCGCTAGTCTCCGCCATCGCCGCCATCGTCAGGCTGCGGGAGACGAATCCTCGCTAG
- a CDS encoding MFS transporter yields the protein MVTSARQARGAAEKAAATPRNNRGVLLTLSLATAVSALGTSIANVALPSVATEFAMSMSAVQWATLAYLLSTTVSVVLVGNVSDRYGRSTVLGLGIALFVAAALASAFAPNFATLVIARAVQGVGAAAMAALPMATIRQVVSPERVGRAMGLLGSSMATGMALGPAAGGFIVSFFGWRGVFLVLALLGGLVFVLARAFVRLEPVVPRQQTRFDYFGALLLVSALSVFSIAITMRPGGWLGALTLVAFAVLLLVLFVVVELRRTHPLVNIRMLREARVLPSFAVAFLAAYIMMTFTVVPPFYLTRDLGLSDAWMGVALAVGPLAAIAAGVPAGRIVDRTDARVVTVFGLALMTVSAVSFVLLPAAFGLVGFLVSALLLTPGNQLFMAGNNTATMMRAKEGQQGVVSGLLNLTRNLGFVTGTGTAALLFDSASVVNSVGEIEISGLQMSFAAAAIVGLTAVALALSTVRAARIETPSR from the coding sequence TGCTCGTCAGGCTCGAGGCGCTGCCGAAAAAGCCGCCGCAACTCCGCGGAATAATCGCGGCGTACTCCTGACTCTCTCGCTCGCGACTGCCGTCTCGGCCCTCGGGACGAGCATCGCGAACGTCGCACTTCCCTCGGTGGCTACCGAGTTCGCCATGTCGATGTCCGCGGTCCAGTGGGCAACGCTCGCGTATCTGCTCAGCACGACCGTTTCGGTCGTCCTGGTCGGCAATGTGTCCGATCGGTACGGCCGCTCCACAGTCTTGGGGCTGGGAATCGCGCTCTTTGTTGCAGCCGCACTCGCATCCGCATTCGCCCCAAATTTCGCCACGCTCGTGATCGCACGCGCCGTGCAGGGTGTCGGCGCCGCGGCAATGGCAGCGCTGCCGATGGCGACGATCCGACAGGTCGTGAGCCCGGAACGCGTGGGACGCGCCATGGGCCTCCTGGGATCGTCGATGGCAACTGGCATGGCACTTGGCCCCGCCGCTGGCGGCTTCATCGTGTCGTTCTTCGGCTGGCGCGGCGTCTTCCTGGTGCTCGCGCTGCTCGGTGGCCTCGTCTTTGTGCTCGCTCGCGCCTTCGTCAGGTTAGAGCCCGTCGTACCGCGCCAGCAAACCCGCTTCGATTACTTCGGCGCGCTGCTACTCGTGTCGGCACTGAGCGTCTTCTCAATAGCGATCACCATGCGCCCAGGTGGCTGGTTGGGCGCGCTCACTCTCGTCGCGTTCGCGGTGCTTCTCTTAGTGCTGTTCGTGGTCGTAGAGCTTCGTCGCACACACCCGCTCGTCAACATCCGGATGCTTCGCGAGGCCCGCGTGCTGCCGTCCTTTGCCGTCGCATTTCTCGCGGCATACATCATGATGACCTTCACGGTCGTTCCCCCGTTCTACCTGACGCGAGACCTCGGTCTCAGCGATGCGTGGATGGGTGTCGCGCTGGCCGTGGGGCCTCTGGCAGCGATCGCGGCTGGCGTTCCCGCCGGGCGAATCGTCGACCGCACGGATGCGAGAGTAGTGACGGTGTTCGGGCTCGCGCTGATGACGGTGTCCGCCGTGTCGTTCGTGCTTCTGCCGGCAGCATTCGGGCTCGTCGGCTTCTTGGTCTCGGCGCTGCTGCTCACCCCGGGCAATCAGCTGTTCATGGCCGGCAACAACACTGCGACGATGATGCGCGCGAAAGAGGGCCAGCAGGGCGTGGTGTCGGGGCTCTTGAACCTCACACGCAACCTGGGATTCGTTACGGGAACCGGCACTGCGGCGCTGCTGTTCGACTCGGCCTCGGTCGTGAACTCAGTCGGAGAAATCGAGATCTCTGGCCTTCAAATGAGCTTCGCCGCCGCCGCTATTGTCGGTCTCACCGCGGTCGCGTTGGCGCTGTCCACGGTGCGAGCAGCGAGAATCGAAACCCCCTCGCGCTAA